A genomic stretch from Leptotrichia sp. HSP-536 includes:
- a CDS encoding HD family phosphohydrolase → MSRSDIVKLSFFLGIFQALMSFSYGLVNQSSFGVMMLMIVFSVFSGILTGMVSLAVLPYFEDYFEILTTMKLLELSDFSHTLLKQMLIKAPGTFHHSIMVGALAEGAAESIGANATFARIASYYHDIGKMKRPEFFVENQRDGINPHNKIKPSLSALILTSHTKDGYIMGKENKLPKEILDVILEHHGTTLTQYFYYKALENGEEVVESNFRYSGPKPRTKESGIILLADTVEAATRTLENKSKEGIENFIRYLVKSKMDDKQLSDSDLTLGEIEKVIQSFINTLQGVYHERIKYPKMDEKIKKN, encoded by the coding sequence GTGAGCAGAAGTGATATTGTAAAATTAAGTTTTTTTTTAGGGATATTTCAAGCTTTGATGTCGTTTAGTTACGGGCTGGTTAATCAGTCGAGCTTTGGGGTGATGATGTTAATGATAGTATTTTCAGTGTTTTCAGGAATTTTGACTGGAATGGTGTCGCTTGCGGTGCTGCCGTATTTTGAAGATTACTTTGAAATTCTGACAACGATGAAATTGCTGGAATTGAGCGATTTTTCACATACATTGCTTAAACAGATGCTTATAAAGGCTCCTGGAACTTTTCATCACAGCATAATGGTTGGAGCATTGGCGGAAGGAGCGGCTGAGAGTATCGGTGCAAATGCAACGTTTGCGAGAATAGCCTCGTATTATCATGATATTGGAAAAATGAAACGTCCAGAATTTTTTGTTGAAAACCAGAGAGATGGAATAAATCCACACAATAAGATAAAACCATCCTTAAGTGCATTAATTCTGACTTCGCATACAAAAGACGGCTACATTATGGGAAAAGAAAATAAATTGCCAAAAGAGATTTTAGACGTAATACTGGAACATCACGGAACAACCTTGACACAGTATTTTTATTATAAAGCGCTGGAAAATGGAGAAGAAGTGGTAGAAAGCAATTTCAGATACAGCGGGCCTAAACCTAGAACAAAGGAATCAGGAATAATTTTGCTGGCAGACACGGTGGAGGCTGCTACAAGGACGCTTGAAAATAAAAGCAAGGAAGGAATTGAAAATTTTATAAGGTATTTAGTAAAATCAAAAATGGACGATAAGCAGCTAAGCGATTCTGACTTGACTTTAGGAGAAATAGAAAAAGTTATCCAATCGTTTATAAATACATTGCAAGGTGTTTATCACGAAAGAATAAAATATCCTAAAATGGATGAAAAAATAAAAAAAAATTAA
- the ybeY gene encoding rRNA maturation RNase YbeY produces the protein MLDIDITYDIEKIDNFFDEEKIKEFVSYILKDEYKEEFDKNEYYLSLLITRNEQIQEINCEYRQKDAPTDVISFAYNETENFGAVNMLGDIVISIERVKEQSSEYGHSDEREFYYVLCHGMLHLLGYDHIEEEDKVVMRRREEEILRRFNYNR, from the coding sequence ATGCTAGATATTGATATAACTTATGATATTGAAAAAATTGATAATTTTTTTGATGAAGAAAAAATAAAAGAATTTGTTAGTTACATTTTAAAAGACGAATACAAGGAAGAATTTGACAAAAATGAATACTATTTATCATTATTAATTACAAGAAATGAGCAAATTCAGGAAATAAACTGTGAATACCGTCAAAAAGACGCTCCAACCGATGTAATTTCCTTTGCATACAATGAAACAGAAAACTTTGGAGCAGTGAATATGCTAGGCGATATTGTAATCTCAATCGAGCGTGTGAAAGAACAGTCTAGTGAATACGGACATTCTGATGAACGTGAATTTTATTATGTTTTGTGTCATGGGATGTTGCATTTGCTGGGATATGATCACATTGAAGAAGAAGATAAAGTTGTTATGAGAAGACGAGAAGAGGAAATTTTACGTAGATTTAATTATAATAGATAG
- a CDS encoding MliC family protein → MMKSTRRMLLTALIGVLAFSSIGYSKGKAESKSTLTRQFSCSSSSVTVENLSTNKARLTDSDGKVYDLKLTKSASGEEYTGGGVSIHIKGNDAVFTKAGSDESCYMKGNGNSSSGNQSLGSNLLRKYSCDGYQEIAVESLSADKVKVSDGYGGVYTLNSATSGSGERYSNGNISIHMKGNDAVYTENGRDKSCSLQSSGNGSIEE, encoded by the coding sequence ATGATGAAATCAACAAGAAGAATGCTTTTGACAGCTTTAATTGGAGTTTTAGCCTTTAGCTCCATCGGTTATTCAAAAGGAAAAGCAGAAAGCAAGTCAACTTTGACAAGACAATTTAGCTGCAGCAGCAGCAGTGTAACTGTAGAAAATCTTTCAACAAACAAGGCAAGATTGACAGACAGCGATGGAAAGGTATACGATTTAAAATTGACAAAATCTGCTAGTGGAGAAGAGTACACAGGTGGAGGAGTTTCTATCCACATAAAAGGAAATGATGCAGTCTTTACAAAAGCAGGAAGCGATGAAAGCTGCTATATGAAAGGAAATGGAAATTCAAGCAGCGGTAACCAAAGTTTAGGCAGTAATTTATTAAGAAAATACAGCTGTGATGGTTATCAGGAAATAGCAGTTGAAAGCCTTTCAGCAGATAAAGTAAAAGTATCTGATGGTTATGGTGGAGTTTACACTTTAAATTCAGCAACATCTGGTAGTGGCGAAAGATATTCAAATGGAAATATTTCTATCCATATGAAAGGAAATGACGCTGTTTACACAGAAAATGGAAGAGATAAAAGCTGCAGTCTTCAAAGTTCTGGAAATGGTTCAATTGAGGAATAA
- a CDS encoding ATP-dependent DNA helicase produces MIPSDEDVNISSMYGKVGGASYIVNSDVDDIYVIVPLKEFIKIDVDKYFGENGAIHKNFGKFEVRREQYEMAKFIENSMNENKKLIVEAGTGTGKTIAYLLPTLLYAIENNLKVIVSTNTINLQEQLINKDIPLLKKIIDEDFNYQIVKGRGNYLCKRKLYNIDVTEKETDTEEEKIEKNIIRNLIDWDKNVTGTGDRNELKYEISNSIWEKVNSEADMCKGVKCPYYSKCHFFSARKNVADAMLLIVNHHMFFADLAIRNQTGFYTNYSILPNYDIVVFDEAHNIEDTARNYFTFETSKISFGRLMGHIYNRRVMINSSNAGAIVRLMTYLNESLSSEEYEKVDELKEDVIAELNVFYDKGIDIFDKLIYLFSENNDNREIKIKIDKQKMRSNKAFREVMEINSQFKESYGNLVIRINKFLNTVSNYNLEDKEGFLFEFSRYYERLKQYYKKFEFILEGKEEGYVYWANVTTVRPNVKLYATPFDISDELNDNLFTKMDRMIFTSATLAVDNKFDYYKKSIGLMKENRRKIDERIVKSPFDYEKQMKVYIPEDALDPTNIEFMRDLTGFIEEAIKSTKGHCFLLFTSYSALNFLYNQLKSRFSEKEYTLIKQNDFPRHEMIEIFKNSKNPILFGTDSFWEGVDVQGEQLKSVIITKLPFKVPNDPVTEAIIENIRKKGQNPFNDYQVPQAVIKFKQGVGRLIRSKTDSGNIIILDNRIIKKIYGKKFLASLPRNKVVESKSEILKKFENKIKKGGFIKFRKGKEK; encoded by the coding sequence TTGATTCCGTCTGATGAAGATGTGAATATTTCCAGCATGTATGGGAAAGTTGGAGGAGCTTCGTACATTGTGAACAGTGATGTTGATGATATTTATGTGATTGTGCCTTTAAAAGAATTTATAAAAATAGATGTGGATAAATATTTTGGGGAAAATGGAGCTATTCATAAGAATTTTGGAAAATTTGAGGTACGGCGTGAGCAGTATGAAATGGCTAAGTTTATTGAAAATAGCATGAATGAGAATAAGAAACTTATAGTAGAGGCTGGTACTGGTACTGGAAAGACGATTGCCTATTTATTGCCAACATTGCTTTATGCCATTGAAAATAATCTAAAGGTGATTGTTTCCACAAATACGATTAACTTGCAGGAACAGCTTATTAATAAAGATATTCCGCTTTTAAAGAAAATTATTGATGAAGATTTTAATTATCAGATTGTGAAAGGGAGAGGAAACTATCTTTGTAAGAGAAAACTTTACAATATAGATGTTACAGAGAAGGAAACAGATACGGAAGAGGAAAAAATTGAAAAAAATATTATAAGAAATCTTATTGACTGGGATAAAAATGTTACGGGAACAGGTGACAGGAATGAACTAAAATACGAGATTTCAAACAGTATCTGGGAAAAAGTGAATAGTGAAGCGGATATGTGCAAAGGTGTGAAATGCCCATATTATTCAAAATGCCATTTTTTTAGTGCGAGAAAAAATGTTGCGGATGCGATGCTTCTTATTGTAAATCATCATATGTTTTTTGCAGATTTAGCAATTAGAAATCAGACAGGATTTTATACAAATTATTCAATTTTGCCAAATTATGATATTGTTGTTTTTGATGAGGCTCACAATATAGAAGATACGGCTCGAAATTATTTTACTTTTGAAACATCAAAAATATCGTTTGGACGGCTTATGGGGCATATTTATAATAGACGTGTTATGATAAATTCCAGTAATGCTGGGGCTATTGTAAGGTTAATGACTTATCTGAATGAAAGCCTTTCAAGTGAAGAATATGAAAAAGTTGATGAATTGAAGGAAGATGTTATTGCAGAATTGAACGTATTTTACGATAAAGGAATAGATATTTTTGATAAATTAATTTATCTTTTTTCAGAAAATAATGACAACAGGGAAATCAAGATAAAGATTGATAAGCAGAAAATGCGAAGTAATAAGGCTTTTCGTGAAGTTATGGAAATTAATAGCCAATTTAAGGAAAGTTATGGAAATTTAGTTATAAGAATTAACAAGTTTTTAAATACTGTGAGCAATTATAATTTAGAAGACAAAGAGGGTTTTTTATTTGAATTTTCAAGATACTATGAAAGATTGAAGCAGTATTATAAGAAATTTGAGTTTATTCTGGAAGGGAAAGAAGAAGGGTATGTTTACTGGGCTAATGTTACTACAGTCCGTCCAAATGTAAAATTATATGCAACTCCTTTTGATATTTCAGATGAACTGAATGATAATTTGTTTACGAAAATGGACAGAATGATTTTTACTTCAGCGACACTCGCTGTTGACAATAAGTTTGACTATTATAAAAAAAGTATTGGGCTTATGAAGGAAAATCGAAGGAAAATAGATGAAAGAATTGTAAAATCGCCATTTGATTACGAAAAGCAAATGAAAGTCTATATTCCAGAAGATGCACTTGATCCCACAAATATTGAATTTATGAGAGATTTGACTGGATTTATTGAAGAGGCTATAAAAAGTACAAAAGGACATTGTTTTTTATTATTTACTTCATACAGTGCCTTAAACTTTTTGTACAACCAGTTAAAATCACGTTTTTCAGAAAAGGAATATACGCTTATAAAGCAAAATGATTTTCCGCGGCATGAAATGATAGAAATATTTAAAAATTCTAAAAATCCGATATTATTTGGGACAGACAGTTTTTGGGAAGGTGTCGATGTACAGGGGGAGCAGTTGAAATCGGTAATTATCACAAAATTGCCATTTAAAGTGCCAAATGATCCCGTAACGGAGGCAATTATTGAGAACATTAGAAAAAAAGGACAAAATCCGTTTAATGATTATCAAGTGCCGCAAGCTGTGATTAAATTTAAGCAAGGGGTTGGAAGGCTTATTAGGAGTAAAACGGACAGCGGGAATATCATTATTCTTGATAACAGGATAATAAAAAAAATATATGGGAAGAAGTTTTTGGCATCCTTGCCACGAAATAAAGTGGTTGAAAGTAAAAGTGAAATTTTAAAGAAATTTGAGAATAAAATAAAAAAGGGAGGTTTTATAAAATTTAGGAAAGGAAAGGAAAAATGA